One window of Trichoderma breve strain T069 chromosome 3, whole genome shotgun sequence genomic DNA carries:
- a CDS encoding aldo/keto reductase family domain-containing protein, with product MATVINKSVGPIGYGLMGFTWRPERPPLDQALAALKAAVENGMTLWNGGEFYGTPEWNSMTLLKEYFTKYPEDADKITLIIKGGADLATHKLDASPEGIRRSLDNIINQLGGTKKLDLFSCTRRDPNVPLEVTFGVIQKEYIDTGKLGAIALSECNADTIREAAKIAKIGTVEVELSMFTPDILTNGVAAACAENNIPITAYSPIGRGMLTGRFKDVSEVQGFGFISKFPRFEKAAFDHNLQLVAQVEALAKEKGCTPAQLAIGWVHSQSNRPERPTIIPIPGATTAERVKENSKLIKLTEEEAKKIDTLVDSFEVAGTRYPAGVPHNT from the exons ATGGCTACTGTTATCAACAAGAGCGTCGGTCCTATTGGCTACGGCCTCATGG GATTCACTTGGCGACCAGAGCGTCCTCCACTGGACCAGGCACTAGCCGCCTTAAAGGCAGCTGTTGAAAACGGCATGACTCTCTGGAACGGCGGCGAGTTCTACGGCACACCTGAGTGGAACTCTATGACTTTACTCAAGGAGTACTTCACCAAATATCCGGAAGATGCCGACAAGATTacgctcatcatcaagggtGGCGCGGATCTTGCTACGCACAAGCTCGACGCATCTCCAGAGGGCATTCGACGCTCActcgacaacatcatcaaccagctAGGAGGAACTAAGAAGCTTGACCTCTTCAGCTGCACAAGAAGAGACCCCAACGTCCCTCTGGAAGTGACTTTTGGAGTTATCCAGAAGGAGTACATCGACACTGGCAAGCTTGGCGCCATTGCACTGTCTGAATGCAACGCCGATACTATTCGGGAGGCGGCCAAGATTGCCAAGATCGGTACCGTCGAGGTCGAGTTGAGCATGTTTACCCCGGATATTCTCACCAACGGCGTTGCTGCGGCCTGTGCCGAGAACAACATCCCCATCACTGCCTATTCTCCTATTGGACGAGGA ATGCTCACCGGTAGATTCAAGGACGTATCAGAGGTCCAGGGCTTTGGATTCATCTCCAAGTTCCCCCGTTTCGAAAAGGCCGCCTTTGATCACAATCTCCAGTTGGTCGCTCAAGTTGAGGCTCTCGCCAAGGAAAAGGGTTGCACCCCGGCTCAGCTCGCCATCGGCTGGGTGCACAGCCAGAGCAACCGCCCAGAACGACCAAccatcatccccatccccggtgcaacaacagcagagcGAGTGAAGGAGAACTCCAAGCTGATCAAGTTGACGGAAgaggaggcaaagaagattgACACTCTCGTCGATTCGTTTGAAGTTGCTGGCACGCGATATCCCGCTGGTGTCCCACACAACACCTAG
- a CDS encoding CAP-Gly domain-containing protein: MSETHHIGQRISYDGAACTVRFIGGVAGTTGSWLGVEWDDAARGKHDGSHKGTRYFTCKSKSPTAASFVRPTRPADSPQSFLAALNERYVMDAPGAVKGKSKIEIVISGKVAQEMGFDKIWRRQSRLRETKIVILDSLRVAVARTEGDVNEEGVAATIAETAPKIVELDLSRNLFERFGPVLDICRDLKDLQKLSINGNRFLDILTDDTLNGAESVLGGVIELQLGETLMSWQESCLVASKCPSLATLLVGSNQLSTLPTIVQDSLPSTLTSINLEYNDFTSLSDIASLAMLNNLRYLQLKGNNISAISSSSGPNDVVFPPSVQYVDLSYNKIDSWEFVDKLPAVFPGMIGLRITHNPIYYSMDADSNAQSSDESFMFTVARIAQLKTLNFTHITTTDRTNAEMFYLSRIAKQLATVPEAAEDSVKVLHPRYNELCEAYGEPDVIRREEINPNFLEARLVTTEFHYEGASEEGKKTRITRIPKSFDIYAVKGIVGKMYGLAPLKLRLIWETGEWDPVAGYDEQDGDDDSDDEDDALPETDPDSQEASGEEDKAGRWVKREVELTDGPKQLGYCVDGLRARIRVEASRS; this comes from the exons atgagcGAAACTCATCATATTGGCCAGCGGATTTCTTACGATGGCGCAGCTTGCACGGTGCGCTTCATCGGCGGGGTTGCTGGCACGACGGGCAGCTGGTTAGGCGTCGAGTGGGATGATGCCGCACGAGGCAAACACGATGGCTCTCACAAGGGCACTCGCTACTTTACAT GCAAATCAAAATCCCCCACCGCCGCTTCATTTGTCCGGCCAACTCGTCCAGCAGACAGCCCCCAGAGcttcctcgccgccctcAATGAGCGGTACGTCATGGATGCGCCGGGGGCGGTCAAGGGCAAGTCCAAGATCGAGATTGTCATCTCGGGCAAGGTCGCCCAGGAGATGGGCTTTGACAAGATCTGGCGGCGACAGTCGCGGCTGCGGGAGACCAAGATTGTAATTCTCGACAGCCTGCGGGTTGCCGTGGCGAGGACGGAGGGGGACGTCAACGAGGAGGGCGTCGCGGCGACGATTGCTGAGACTGCGCCCAAGATTGTGGAGTTGGATTTGAGCAGAAACTTGTTTGAGCGGTTTGGGCCGGTGCTGGACATTTGTCGAGATTTGAAGGATTTGCAGAAGCTTAGCATCAA TGGAAACAGATTTCTAGATATCCTAACCGATGATACTCTCAACGGTGCAGAGTCGGTTCTAGGGGGAGTAATCGAGCTGCAGCTAGGAGAGACGTTGATGAGCTGGCAAGAGTCGTGTTTAGTAGCAAGCAAATGCCCTTCCCTGGCTACACTTCTCGTGGGGTCGAACCAGCTATCAACTCTACCAACTATAGTCCAAGACAGTCTACCATCAACTCTGACGTCGATTAATCTGGAGTACAATGATTTCACGAGCTTGTCAGACATTGCTAGCCTTGCGATGCTCAACAATCTTCGCTATCTACAGCTCAAGGGAAACAACATATCAGCCatatcatcttcttccggccCTAACGATGTCGTTTTCCCTCCATCAGTACAATACGTCGATCTCTCTTACAACAAAATAGACAGCTGGGAGTTTGTCGACAAACTCCCGGCCGTATTCCCCGGCATGATAGGGCTTCGCATCACCCACAACCCCATCTACTACTCCATGGATGCCGATTCCAATGCGCAATCTTCGGATGAATCCTTCATGTTTACCGTTGCTCGTATTGCTCAGCTCAAGACGCTCAACTTTACACACATCACCACCACAGACCGCACCAATGCCGAAATGTTCTACCTATCGCGCATCGCGAAGCAGCTGGCTACGGTACCCGAAGCTGCAGAGGATTCCGTCAAAGTCCTCCACCCGCGGTATAATGAGCTGTGTGAAGCGTATGGCGAGCCCGACGTGATTCGTCGTGAGGAAATCAACCCCAACTTCCTCGAAGCTCGCCTCGTCACTACGGAGTTTCATTATGAGGGAGCTTCCGAagagggcaagaagacgagaatcACTAGGATTCCAAAGTCCTTTGACATTTATGCCGTCAAGGGCATCGTGGGCAAGATGTATGGCTTAGCGCCCCTTAAATTAAGGCTGATTTGGGAGACTGGGGAGTGGGATCCCGTAGCCGGATATGACGAacaggatggcgatgatgacagcgacgatgaggacgacgcCCTCCCGGAGACGGATCCGGACAGTCAGGAAGCAAGcggtgaagaagacaaggcaGGCAGGtgggtgaagagagaggtTGAGCTTACGGATGGTCCAAAGCAGCTGGGGTATTGCGTCGACGGGTTAAGAGCGAGGATCAGAGTAGAGGCATCACGCAGCTGA
- a CDS encoding maoC like domain-containing protein, whose translation MSGPGVGFEYPPQSVSWLKRDVLLFANSIGATADELHFLYELHPNFAVFPTYPVILPFKGDTQEVIDFYASQKKIKVPGVPDFDSRRVVDGQRKIEFLKPLPVSSEGHKFEIRQKVLGVYDKGRPGSVVDTQLELVDANTNEVYTRLFGSAFYVAQGNWGGPKGPATENFPPPKDKKPDWVLENQISREAAHLYRLNGDYNPLHATPEPGVKMGFPGAIMHGLYSWNSTAHAILKAVGGSDPANLKEYQARFASPVLPGDKLITQVWRTGEKKGEFEEIRFVVAVEGGKVCLSNGRALVKILGDIKGKL comes from the exons ATGTCTGGACCTGGTGTCGGCTTCGAGTATCCTCCTCAGTCTGTTTCTTGGCTGAAGCGCGATGTGCTGCTGTTCGCAAACTCTATCGGCGCTACTGCTGACGAGCTTCACTTCCTCTAC GAACTCCACCCCAACTTTGCCGTCTTCCCTACCTACCCTGTCATCCTGC CGTTCAAGGGCGACACACAGGAAGTGATTGACTTCTACGCCtcccagaagaagatcaaggtCCCCGGCGTTCCCGACTTCGACTCCCGCCGCGTCGTCGACGGCCAGCGAAAGATTGAGTTCCTCAAGCCCCTGCCCGTCTCCTCCGAGGGCCACAAGTTCGAGATCCGCCAAAAGGTCCTCGGTGTCTACGACAAGGGCCGTCCCGGCTCCGTCGTCGACACCCAGCTCgagcttgttgatgccaaCACCAACGAAGTCTACACCCGTCTCTTCGGTAGCGCCTTCTACGTGGCCCAGGGCAACTGGGGCGGTCCCAAGGGCCCTGCCACCGAGAACTTCCCTCCTcccaaggacaagaagcccGACTGGGTGCTGGAGAACCAGATCTCCAGGGAGGCTGCCCACCTGTACCGTCTGAATGGCGACTACAACCCCCTGCACGCCACCCCCGAGCCTGGTGTCAAGATGGGCTTCCCAGGCGCCATCATGCACGGTCTGTATTCGTGGAACTCTACTGCTCATGCCATCCTCAAGGCTGTAGGCGGCAGCGATCCTGCCAACCTCAAGGAGTACCAGGCCCGTTTCGCCAGTCCCGTGCTGCCCGGTGACAAGCTCATCACCCAGGTTTGGAGGacaggagagaagaagggagagtttgaagagattcgctttgttgttgctgtcGAGGGCGGAAAGGTGTGCTTGAGTAACGGCCGTGCCTTGGTCAAGATTCTGGGAGACATCAAGGGAAAGCTGTAA